A stretch of Nonomuraea africana DNA encodes these proteins:
- a CDS encoding potassium channel family protein, with protein sequence MRVAIAGAGAVGRSIAAELLENGHEILLIDRDPAAIKIDAVPRAEWLLADACEISSLDEAGLNNCHVVVASTGDDKVNLVVSLLAKTEYGVPRVVARINHPNNEWLFNESWGVDVAVSTPRLLSALVEEAVSVGDLVRLMTFRQGQANLVELTLPEDAPVVGQRAGSVPWPVDSALVAILREGRVLVPTADDPLEAGDELMFVASQEVEDELAQLLSPH encoded by the coding sequence ATGCGCGTAGCCATCGCGGGCGCGGGCGCGGTCGGCCGATCCATCGCCGCCGAGCTCCTGGAGAACGGCCACGAGATCCTGCTGATCGACCGCGACCCCGCAGCCATCAAGATCGACGCGGTGCCGCGGGCCGAGTGGCTGCTCGCCGACGCCTGCGAGATCTCCTCCCTCGACGAGGCGGGGCTCAACAACTGCCACGTCGTGGTCGCCTCCACCGGCGACGACAAGGTCAACCTGGTGGTCTCGCTGCTGGCCAAGACCGAGTACGGCGTGCCGCGCGTGGTCGCCCGCATCAACCACCCCAACAACGAGTGGCTGTTCAACGAGTCGTGGGGCGTCGACGTCGCCGTCTCCACCCCTCGGCTGCTGTCGGCGCTCGTGGAGGAGGCGGTCAGCGTCGGCGACCTGGTCCGCCTGATGACCTTCCGCCAGGGCCAGGCCAACCTGGTCGAGCTCACCCTTCCCGAGGACGCGCCGGTCGTCGGCCAGCGCGCGGGCTCGGTGCCGTGGCCCGTCGACTCCGCGCTGGTGGCGATCCTGCGCGAGGGCAGGGTGCTGGTGCCCACGGCCGACGACCCGCTGGAGGCGGGTGACGAGCTGATGTTCGTCGCCAGCCAGGAGGTGGAGGACGAGCTCGCCCAGCTCCTCTCCCCCCACTAG
- a CDS encoding potassium channel family protein: MHIVIMGCGRVGSTLAHILEDNGHSVAIIDRDPQAFRRLRAGFRGRRVTGVGFDRGVLQEAGIESAAAFVAVSSGDNSNIISARVARETFGVDNVVARIYDSRRAEVYQRLGIPTVATVRWTADQILRRILPEGAEPLWRDPTGTVVLAEVAANPAWIGTKASRLEELAGARVPFVNRMGEALVTKPDTVVQEGDILHVIAAENDMDRINKVLAAAPEEDH; the protein is encoded by the coding sequence ATGCATATCGTGATCATGGGATGTGGACGGGTGGGGTCCACCCTCGCCCATATCCTGGAGGACAACGGCCACTCAGTCGCGATCATCGACCGCGATCCTCAGGCGTTCAGGCGGTTGCGGGCGGGGTTCAGGGGCCGCCGGGTCACCGGCGTCGGCTTCGACCGAGGCGTGCTGCAGGAGGCGGGCATCGAGTCCGCGGCCGCCTTCGTCGCCGTGAGCAGCGGCGACAACTCCAACATCATCTCGGCGCGGGTCGCGCGCGAGACCTTCGGCGTCGACAACGTCGTGGCCCGCATCTACGACTCCAGGCGCGCCGAGGTCTACCAGCGCCTCGGCATCCCGACGGTGGCCACGGTGCGCTGGACGGCCGACCAGATCCTGCGCCGCATCCTGCCCGAGGGCGCCGAGCCGCTGTGGCGCGACCCCACGGGCACCGTCGTGCTGGCCGAGGTCGCCGCCAACCCGGCCTGGATCGGCACCAAGGCCAGCAGGCTGGAGGAGCTCGCCGGAGCCCGGGTGCCCTTCGTCAACCGCATGGGCGAGGCCCTGGTCACCAAGCCGGACACGGTGGTGCAGGAGGGCGACATCCTCCACGTCATCGCCGCCGAGAACGACATGGACCGGATCAACAAGGTGCTGGCCGCGGCACCGGAAGAGGACCACTGA
- a CDS encoding APC family permease: protein MAKVTDLVKRVLVGRALRSGQLHEQLLPKRVALPVFASDALSSVAYAPQEILVILSLAGVSFYHYSPWVAMAVVVVMLTVVASYRQNVHAYPSGGGDYEVATVNLGKNAGLTVASALMVDYVLTVAVSVANGVDYVGATVPFVAEHKPAVAIGIVVLLTVVNLRGIRESGAAFAIPTYAFMIAVLGLVAWGGFRLLVLGDELHAPTDGFQVVAEQTNLTAFAAAFLVLRAFSSGCAALTGVEAISNGVPAFRKPKSKNAATTLLMMGLVAVTMFSGIIAIGLASGVTVAEPQHVARDLLRPDGTPVGPDYYQQPIISQVADAVFGGGSLMFIVISAVTALILFLAANTAFNGFPVLGSILAQDRYLPRQLHTRGDRLAFSNGIVILALGACLLLWGFQADVSRLLNLYIVGVFVSFTLSQAGMVIHWTRHLKTETDLRVRHQMHRSRVINFFGGVMTAVVLVVVLFTKFLVGAWIVCIAMPILFLMMKGIRHHYDNVAAELELDEAVDESVLPARNHAIVLVSKIHKPTLRALAYARATRPSTIEAVTVGVDGSEATALREEWERRGIPVPLKMLDSPYREITQPILDYVKTLRRRSPRDVVTVFIPEYVVGHWWEHLLHNQSALRLKARLLFKPGVMVTSVPWQLHSADRLKGRPEPFAPGSVRRPWHEVEAGRPDE, encoded by the coding sequence GTGGCGAAGGTGACGGATCTAGTCAAGCGTGTCCTGGTCGGGCGCGCGCTGCGCAGCGGGCAGTTGCACGAACAGTTGCTGCCCAAGCGCGTGGCGCTGCCGGTGTTCGCGAGCGACGCGCTCTCCTCCGTGGCCTACGCCCCCCAGGAGATCCTGGTCATCCTGTCGCTGGCAGGGGTGTCGTTCTACCACTACAGCCCATGGGTCGCGATGGCCGTCGTGGTCGTCATGCTCACCGTCGTCGCCTCCTACCGGCAGAACGTGCACGCCTACCCCAGCGGCGGCGGCGACTACGAGGTGGCCACCGTCAACCTCGGCAAGAACGCCGGGCTCACCGTGGCCAGCGCGCTCATGGTCGACTACGTGCTCACCGTGGCGGTCTCCGTCGCCAACGGCGTCGACTACGTGGGCGCCACGGTCCCTTTCGTGGCCGAGCACAAGCCGGCCGTCGCCATCGGGATCGTGGTGCTGCTGACGGTCGTGAACCTGCGCGGCATCCGCGAGTCGGGCGCCGCCTTCGCCATCCCGACCTACGCCTTCATGATCGCGGTGCTCGGCCTCGTCGCCTGGGGCGGCTTCCGGCTGCTGGTGCTCGGCGACGAACTGCACGCGCCGACCGACGGCTTCCAGGTCGTGGCCGAGCAGACCAACCTGACCGCCTTCGCCGCCGCCTTCCTGGTACTGCGCGCCTTCTCCTCCGGCTGCGCGGCCCTGACCGGAGTCGAGGCGATCAGCAACGGCGTGCCCGCGTTCCGCAAGCCCAAGAGCAAGAACGCCGCCACCACGCTGCTCATGATGGGCCTGGTCGCCGTCACCATGTTCTCCGGCATCATCGCGATCGGCCTCGCCTCGGGCGTCACCGTGGCGGAGCCGCAGCACGTCGCGCGTGACCTGCTGCGTCCGGACGGCACGCCGGTCGGCCCCGACTACTACCAGCAGCCGATCATCTCCCAGGTCGCCGACGCGGTGTTCGGCGGCGGCTCGCTGATGTTCATCGTCATCTCGGCCGTCACGGCGCTCATCCTGTTCCTGGCCGCCAACACCGCCTTCAACGGCTTCCCCGTGCTCGGCTCGATCCTGGCCCAGGACCGCTACCTGCCCCGCCAGCTGCACACCCGCGGTGACCGCCTGGCCTTCTCCAACGGCATCGTCATCCTGGCGCTGGGCGCCTGCCTGCTGCTGTGGGGCTTCCAGGCCGACGTCAGCCGCCTGCTGAACCTCTACATCGTCGGCGTCTTCGTCTCCTTCACCCTCAGCCAGGCCGGCATGGTCATCCACTGGACCCGCCACCTGAAGACCGAGACCGACCTGCGGGTGCGCCACCAGATGCACCGCTCGCGGGTCATCAACTTCTTCGGCGGCGTCATGACCGCGGTCGTGCTGGTGGTCGTGCTGTTCACCAAGTTCCTGGTCGGGGCGTGGATCGTCTGCATCGCGATGCCGATCCTGTTCCTGATGATGAAGGGCATCCGCCACCACTACGACAACGTGGCCGCCGAGCTGGAGCTCGACGAAGCTGTCGACGAGTCGGTGCTGCCGGCCCGCAACCACGCGATCGTGCTCGTCTCCAAGATCCACAAGCCGACGTTGCGCGCGCTGGCCTACGCCAGGGCGACCCGCCCCTCCACCATCGAGGCCGTCACGGTCGGCGTCGACGGATCCGAGGCGACGGCGCTGCGGGAGGAGTGGGAGCGCAGGGGGATCCCCGTTCCGCTCAAGATGCTGGACTCGCCGTACAGGGAGATCACCCAGCCCATTCTCGACTACGTCAAGACGCTGCGCCGCCGCTCGCCGCGCGACGTGGTCACCGTCTTCATTCCCGAGTACGTCGTCGGCCACTGGTGGGAGCATCTGCTCCACAACCAGAGCGCGCTGCGGCTCAAGGCCAGGCTGCTGTTCAAGCCGGGCGTCATGGTGACCAGCGTGCCGTGGCAGCTGCACTCCGCCGACCGGCTCAAGGGCCGCCCCGAGCCGTTCGCGCCCGGATCGGTCCGCCGCCCATGGCACGAGGTCGAGGCCGGCAGGCCTGACGAGTAG
- a CDS encoding class I SAM-dependent RNA methyltransferase, whose product MVELEVGPVAHGGWCVARHEGRVVFVRHALPGERVVAEITEETTRFLRADAVEILEPSPDRVTPPCPYAGPGLCGGCDWQHATLEAQRGLKASVVAEQLSRLAGITRDVVVEEVPGAKDGLGWRTRVQFAATRDGVIGFRKHRSHDIQPVDACLIAHPSVEEVGVEGHTWRNSMGVEVIASSSGEHAVVIAPKPRSSVAVPELDAPASILVNQGKGRTEPRHGSGMLHEQVGDRTFQVTGSGFWQVHPGAAETLLDAVLSYAAPEPGEWALDLYCGVGLFAAGLAEAVGPSGAVFAVESEATAVRDARANLRDLPWAQVERGRVEGALDRFEIERADLVVVDPPRSGLGREVVNRVASLEASRVVYVSCDPATLARDLAWFAELGYTLADLRAFDAFPMTHHVECVALLVR is encoded by the coding sequence GTGGTGGAACTCGAGGTAGGGCCGGTGGCCCACGGTGGCTGGTGTGTGGCGCGACACGAAGGGCGCGTCGTCTTCGTACGGCACGCGCTCCCAGGAGAGCGGGTCGTCGCCGAGATCACCGAGGAGACCACCCGCTTCCTGCGCGCCGACGCGGTGGAGATCCTCGAGCCCTCGCCCGACAGGGTGACCCCGCCCTGCCCCTACGCAGGACCCGGCCTGTGCGGCGGCTGCGACTGGCAGCACGCCACGCTGGAGGCCCAGCGCGGTCTCAAGGCGAGCGTGGTGGCCGAGCAGCTCAGCAGGCTGGCGGGCATCACCAGGGACGTGGTGGTCGAAGAGGTGCCGGGCGCCAAGGACGGCCTCGGCTGGCGCACCCGCGTCCAGTTCGCCGCCACCCGCGACGGCGTGATCGGCTTCCGTAAGCACCGCTCGCACGACATCCAGCCCGTCGACGCGTGCCTCATCGCCCACCCCTCGGTCGAGGAGGTCGGCGTCGAGGGACACACCTGGCGCAACTCCATGGGCGTCGAGGTCATCGCCTCCTCCAGCGGTGAGCACGCCGTCGTCATCGCCCCCAAACCACGCAGCTCCGTCGCGGTGCCCGAGCTCGACGCGCCCGCGTCCATCCTGGTCAACCAGGGCAAGGGCCGCACGGAGCCGAGGCACGGCTCCGGCATGCTGCACGAGCAGGTCGGTGACCGGACCTTCCAGGTGACGGGCAGCGGCTTCTGGCAGGTCCACCCGGGGGCCGCCGAGACCCTCCTCGACGCGGTGCTCAGCTACGCCGCGCCCGAGCCGGGGGAGTGGGCGCTCGACCTCTACTGCGGGGTCGGCCTCTTCGCCGCGGGGCTCGCCGAGGCGGTCGGCCCCTCGGGGGCGGTGTTCGCGGTGGAGAGCGAGGCGACGGCCGTCCGCGACGCCCGCGCCAACCTGCGCGACCTGCCGTGGGCGCAGGTGGAGCGAGGACGCGTGGAGGGCGCCCTCGACCGCTTCGAGATCGAACGCGCCGACCTGGTCGTCGTCGACCCGCCGAGATCGGGTCTGGGACGCGAGGTGGTGAACAGGGTCGCCTCGCTCGAGGCCTCGCGTGTGGTGTACGTCTCCTGCGACCCGGCGACGCTGGCCAGGGACCTGGCGTGGTTCGCGGAGCTCGGCTACACCCTGGCGGACCTGCGCGCCTTCGACGCCTTCCCGATGACGCATCACGTGGAGTGCGTCGCGCTGCTGGTCAGGTGA
- a CDS encoding nitroreductase family protein: protein MYPAELTSPYLDRFSAAAAQRYKALGIERDDPDRPMKIAALNSEAFGAPVVLFCYLDRTMGPGQWGDAGMYLQTVMLLLRAEGLHSCPQVMWTMYRKTVSRIVGADDKLALFCGVSVGFEKEDVPRLRTERAEMTETVSFIGAWLSGGQDLRDSP, encoded by the coding sequence ATGTACCCGGCAGAACTGACCTCGCCGTATCTGGACCGCTTTTCCGCCGCTGCTGCCCAGCGGTACAAAGCGCTGGGAATCGAGCGCGACGACCCCGACAGGCCCATGAAGATCGCCGCCTTGAACTCGGAGGCGTTCGGGGCGCCGGTCGTACTGTTCTGCTACCTCGACCGGACGATGGGGCCCGGGCAGTGGGGAGACGCGGGGATGTACCTACAGACGGTCATGCTGTTGCTGAGGGCGGAAGGGCTGCACAGCTGTCCCCAGGTGATGTGGACGATGTATCGCAAGACCGTCAGCCGCATAGTCGGAGCCGATGACAAACTCGCACTGTTCTGCGGTGTCTCGGTGGGGTTCGAGAAGGAAGATGTGCCACGGCTGCGTACCGAGCGCGCGGAAATGACGGAAACAGTGAGCTTCATCGGAGCGTGGCTGTCAGGCGGTCAAGATCTACGGGACAGCCCCTAG
- a CDS encoding nitroreductase family protein has translation MRGREDVDVYEAVDSRRAVRAFSDEPVPKEVLERVLTAATRAPSSGNLQPWHLYVVAGEPLAELKKHATARALAGDPMSGSIRCTRQN, from the coding sequence GTGAGAGGACGAGAAGACGTGGATGTGTATGAAGCCGTGGACAGTCGCCGGGCCGTGCGGGCGTTCAGCGATGAGCCTGTGCCCAAAGAAGTACTCGAACGAGTGCTGACCGCAGCGACGCGGGCTCCATCGAGCGGGAACCTCCAACCGTGGCATCTGTACGTTGTGGCCGGTGAGCCCTTGGCCGAACTGAAGAAGCACGCGACGGCCAGGGCACTGGCAGGCGACCCGATGAGCGGGAGTATCCGATGTACCCGGCAGAACTGA
- a CDS encoding IS5 family transposase (programmed frameshift), whose amino-acid sequence MNRHDLTDAEWERLEPLLPANPRQGGRWADHRTLINGVFFRVRTNITWRDPPLCYGNWKTVYNRHRRWSMDGTWEKILDGLRAGCDEAEGEDWTVSVDSTVVRAHQHAAGARRRPPRFPVKGDGVDHKPVKGREALGRSRGGLSTKVHLVADRRCRPIARIISPGQHGDSPYFRRVLEGVRIQRRGLGRPRKRPGRVLADKAYSSRANRAYLRRRGIKAVIPIKKDQQANRLKRGSKGGRPPGFDAERYKERNTAERCINKMKGYRAMALRTDKRERIDQGTVDVASIRIWLRDPVQ is encoded by the exons CTGAATCGTCATGATCTGACTGATGCCGAGTGGGAACGGCTGGAGCCCCTGCTGCCGGCCAACCCGAGGCAGGGCGGCCGATGGGCCGATCATCGAACGTTGATCAACGGGGTCTTCTTCCGGGTCCGGACCAACATCACCTGGCGTGACCCGCCGCTCTGCTATGGGAACTGGAAGACCGTTTATAACCGGCATCGCCGCTGGTCGATGGACGGCACCTGGGAGAAGATCTTGGACGGGCTGCGGGCCGGATGTGACGAGGCCGAAGGCGAGGACTGGACGGTGAGTGTGGACTCCACCGTGGTGCGTGCCCATCAGCATGCCGCCGGAGCCCGCCGCCGGCCGCCG CGATTTCCCGTCAAAGGGGACGGCGTAGATCACAAACCGGTGAAGGGACGGGAAGCGCTGGGCCGTTCGCGTGGCGGGTTGAGCACGAAGGTGCACCTGGTCGCCGACCGGCGTTGCCGTCCGATCGCCCGGATCATCAGCCCCGGCCAGCATGGCGACAGTCCGTACTTCCGGCGTGTGCTGGAGGGTGTGCGCATCCAGCGCCGCGGGCTGGGCCGTCCCCGCAAACGTCCCGGGCGCGTACTGGCCGACAAGGCCTACTCCTCCCGTGCCAACCGTGCCTACCTGCGCCGACGCGGCATCAAGGCGGTCATCCCGATCAAGAAGGATCAGCAGGCCAACCGCCTCAAGCGCGGCAGTAAGGGTGGGCGACCGCCTGGGTTCGACGCCGAGCGGTACAAGGAGCGCAACACCGCCGAGCGGTGCATCAACAAGATGAAGGGCTACCGTGCAATGGCCCTTCGCACCGACAAGCGCGAGCGCATCGACCAGGGCACCGTCGACGTCGCCTCGATCAGGATCTGGCTCCGTGACCCGGTTCAATGA
- a CDS encoding transposase, producing MHAGVDRDHRRRRILIAHETDQGGTPVIRVRFSMRDCKACPRRDLCTRGAKGRRITLRPREEHEALQRARETQSTDEWQQRYAHRAGVEGTIAQGVKGFGLRAIPLSRDRQDPSPAHTHRRGDGPHQARRLAHRNPTGPDSNLTLRSATPGRMTT from the coding sequence GTGCACGCTGGCGTCGATCGAGACCACCGCCGAAGACGGATCTTGATAGCCCACGAGACCGATCAAGGCGGAACTCCGGTCATCCGAGTGCGCTTTTCGATGCGTGACTGCAAGGCCTGTCCCCGCCGGGACCTTTGCACCCGCGGGGCCAAAGGCCGACGCATCACCCTGCGCCCGCGGGAGGAGCATGAAGCTCTGCAACGCGCACGAGAGACGCAAAGTACCGACGAATGGCAGCAACGCTATGCCCACAGGGCAGGCGTCGAGGGCACCATCGCCCAAGGCGTCAAAGGCTTTGGCCTGCGGGCGATCCCGCTATCGCGGGACCGCCAAGACCCATCTCCAGCACATACTCATCGCCGCGGCGATGGACCTCACCAGGCTCGACGCCTGGCTCACCGGAACCCCACTGGCCCCGACTCGAACCTCACACTGCGCAGCGCTACACCAGGCCGCATGACGACATGA
- a CDS encoding LGFP repeat-containing protein, with protein sequence MALCRTLSVSTPLALAATLCAVVPAHAGTATATTTMTTTVTPRAAATSACRIQPYGLIGARWSDLGGENSALGCPRTSEVDVYLDGVWAGRRQNFLRGQMVWSPRQGPKLVVSAWSIGGYAYVDWHTTAPRSYDRFLVRWTSAADRAGTQRDLGGGTGGRMRVRVMTTSGYRFIVEGCDNGTFSSSGKQGWTLSVTA encoded by the coding sequence ATGGCCTTATGCCGCACGCTATCGGTCAGCACCCCGCTCGCGCTGGCCGCAACGCTGTGCGCCGTGGTCCCCGCCCACGCCGGCACTGCAACCGCGACCACCACGATGACCACTACGGTGACCCCCAGGGCGGCCGCGACGAGCGCCTGCCGCATCCAACCCTACGGCCTGATCGGCGCGCGGTGGAGCGATCTCGGCGGCGAGAACAGCGCGCTGGGCTGCCCGCGCACCTCCGAGGTGGACGTCTACCTCGACGGTGTCTGGGCCGGACGCAGGCAGAACTTCCTGCGCGGGCAAATGGTCTGGTCACCCCGGCAGGGGCCCAAGTTGGTGGTGTCGGCCTGGTCGATCGGCGGATACGCCTACGTCGACTGGCATACGACCGCCCCCCGCTCCTATGACCGCTTCCTCGTCCGCTGGACCAGCGCCGCGGACAGAGCCGGAACCCAGCGAGACCTCGGCGGCGGCACCGGCGGCCGGATGCGGGTCCGCGTGATGACCACCAGCGGCTACCGATTCATCGTCGAAGGCTGCGACAACGGAACCTTCAGCTCCAGCGGCAAGCAGGGCTGGACCCTCTCGGTGACCGCCTGA
- a CDS encoding class I SAM-dependent methyltransferase has protein sequence MPDTDTLRARNHAFWTQAAPGWIRHADRQDEAGRPLGAAAMDWLRPKPGERILDVGCGCGGTTAELAAAAGPGGEAVGVDLAEPMVAAARQRFPRERHPGLRFVTADIETAEAVTGAPFDAVFSRMALMLLADPVAGCTTIRRSLRRGGRLAATVFRDGGANPWLAAATLGAAPHLGPLPPLPMGDEPGPFAFADPGRVKRILTAAGFDAITVQPHDVTLDAPDEGEVVAEWLIEMGPAGAAYRASAPPGRAAARAAAARLFERFREPGVGYRFPAGIWLVTAAAAP, from the coding sequence ATGCCCGACACCGACACCCTGCGGGCCCGCAACCACGCGTTCTGGACACAGGCCGCGCCCGGTTGGATCCGTCATGCCGACCGACAGGACGAGGCCGGCCGGCCCTTGGGCGCGGCGGCGATGGACTGGCTGCGGCCGAAGCCCGGCGAGCGGATCCTCGACGTTGGCTGCGGCTGTGGCGGCACCACGGCCGAGTTGGCGGCGGCGGCCGGGCCGGGCGGTGAAGCGGTCGGGGTGGATCTGGCCGAGCCGATGGTGGCCGCCGCCAGGCAGCGGTTCCCGCGCGAACGTCACCCCGGCCTGCGGTTCGTCACGGCGGACATCGAGACGGCCGAGGCCGTGACGGGCGCGCCGTTCGACGCGGTGTTCTCGCGCATGGCGCTGATGTTGCTGGCCGACCCGGTTGCGGGGTGCACGACGATTCGGCGTTCGCTACGCCGGGGAGGCCGCCTGGCCGCGACCGTGTTCCGTGACGGGGGCGCCAACCCGTGGCTGGCCGCGGCCACGCTCGGCGCCGCACCCCATCTCGGGCCGCTGCCGCCGCTGCCGATGGGCGATGAGCCGGGCCCGTTCGCGTTCGCCGACCCGGGCAGGGTGAAGCGCATCCTGACCGCCGCCGGCTTCGACGCCATCACGGTCCAGCCACACGACGTCACCCTGGACGCCCCCGATGAAGGCGAGGTGGTGGCCGAGTGGCTCATCGAGATGGGCCCGGCCGGCGCGGCCTACCGCGCCAGCGCGCCACCGGGCCGGGCCGCAGCACGCGCGGCGGCCGCCCGGCTGTTCGAACGGTTCCGCGAGCCCGGCGTCGGCTACCGATTCCCCGCCGGGATTTGGCTGGTCACCGCGGCGGCCGCACCATGA
- a CDS encoding TetR/AcrR family transcriptional regulator gives MAVKRRYQSARRQDQARQTRHAILEAAGKLFVDPGYAATPLTAVAAEAGVAIQTVYAVFGSKSQLLSELIDVTIAGDDDPRSLPDRPFVAEIRALADPRAKLARYARHLTETHARQVEVMLALAGAATADPDAAAIWHKNLQDRRRGMEMLAADLAATGRLRSDHDIDSAADVLWLAMDVHNYDWLVRQRGWPPERYQRWYVDTVAAAILDSSA, from the coding sequence ATGGCTGTCAAGAGGCGATATCAGTCAGCACGCAGGCAGGATCAGGCCCGCCAGACCCGCCATGCGATCCTGGAGGCCGCGGGCAAGCTGTTCGTCGACCCCGGCTACGCCGCCACACCGCTGACCGCCGTCGCCGCCGAAGCCGGGGTCGCGATCCAAACGGTGTATGCGGTGTTCGGCAGCAAGAGCCAGCTGCTGTCCGAGCTGATCGACGTCACCATCGCGGGCGACGACGACCCGCGCAGCCTGCCCGACCGGCCCTTCGTCGCCGAGATCCGCGCCCTGGCCGACCCCCGCGCCAAGCTCGCCCGCTACGCCCGCCACCTCACCGAGACCCACGCCCGCCAAGTAGAGGTGATGCTCGCACTGGCCGGCGCCGCGACCGCCGACCCCGACGCCGCCGCGATCTGGCACAAGAACCTCCAAGACCGCCGACGCGGCATGGAAATGCTCGCCGCCGACCTCGCCGCCACCGGCCGCCTGCGGTCCGACCACGACATCGACAGCGCCGCCGACGTCCTCTGGCTGGCCATGGACGTCCACAACTACGACTGGCTCGTACGGCAACGCGGTTGGCCGCCAGAGCGATACCAGCGCTGGTATGTCGACACCGTGGCCGCCGCGATCCTCGACAGCTCAGCCTGA
- a CDS encoding DUF7701 domain-containing protein — MHDAWSAWTWTRDSHHPALVPFANLRPETRAADDRTARPSAAHA, encoded by the coding sequence GTGCACGACGCCTGGTCTGCGTGGACGTGGACTCGCGACTCGCATCACCCGGCCCTCGTCCCGTTCGCGAACCTGCGGCCCGAGACCCGAGCCGCCGACGACCGTACGGCGAGGCCATCCGCCGCGCATGCCTGA
- a CDS encoding RipA family octameric membrane protein, producing the protein MSDSDPAVIELYKIAVEMADRVSSRRAVANAFFLSIQTTLISVSALSLLNVQRAWPMSLVLAVVGVALSATWWFQLRSYRDLNRAKFTVINEIELRLPVQPFTSEWKSLVQTRTNSWWRRYADLGASERFIPGVFAVLHLLTFAGRFTT; encoded by the coding sequence GTGTCCGATAGCGATCCCGCGGTGATCGAGCTCTACAAGATCGCGGTGGAGATGGCGGACCGGGTCTCGTCCCGGCGTGCCGTGGCCAACGCGTTCTTCCTGTCCATCCAGACAACGCTCATCTCCGTGAGCGCGCTCTCCCTCCTCAACGTGCAGCGCGCCTGGCCGATGTCGCTGGTGCTGGCTGTGGTCGGCGTGGCCCTGTCCGCTACCTGGTGGTTCCAACTGCGGAGCTACCGCGACCTCAACCGTGCCAAGTTCACCGTCATCAACGAGATCGAGCTCCGGCTGCCGGTACAGCCGTTCACCAGCGAGTGGAAGTCACTGGTGCAGACCCGCACGAACTCCTGGTGGCGGCGCTACGCCGACCTCGGCGCCAGCGAACGTTTCATCCCTGGAGTCTTCGCGGTGCTACACCTCCTGACTTTCGCGGGCAGATTCACCACATGA